In Phenylobacterium hankyongense, the sequence GCGGTGGAGAAGGAAGGCCGCCGCGCCATCCTGCTGCCCGGCGACGTGGCCGATCCGCAGTTCGCCCGGCACGCCGTGGACCGCACGGTGCGCGAGCTCGGCAAGCTCGACATCCTGGTCAACAACGCCGCCTTCCAGGAGCACGTCAACGACCTGGAGGAGCTGACCGAGGAACACTTCGACCGCACCCTGAAGACCAACCTCTACGGCTACTTCCATATGGCCAAGGCGGCCGTGCCGCACATGCCCCCGGGCTCGGCGATCCTGATGACCGGCTCGGTCACCGGCCTCATGGGCAACAAGGACCTGCTGGACTATTCGATGACCAAGGGCGGCATCCACGCCTTCGCCCGCTCGCTCTCGACCCACCTGATCCCCAAGGGCATCCGGGTGAACGTGGTGGCGCCGGGCCCGGTCTGGACGCCCCTCAATCCGGCCGACAAGGACCCCGAGCGGACCTCGCAATTCGGGGCCGACACCGAGATGAAGCGGCCGGCCCAGCCGGAGGAAATCGCCCCGGCCTACGTTTTCCTGGCCTCTGCGCAGACCTCCAGCTTTATCACTGGGGAGATCCTGCCGATTCTGGGCGGTTACAGCGGGGGCTGACGACGCCCCCACGAGGGGCGACGTGAAGGCTGACTGGCTCGACGACTTCATGAAGGCCGAGGCGCTGCCGGAGAGCTTCCGGGAGACCGTGGAGCTGGTCTGCGAGCCGCTGGCGGCCCGCGCCGCGCGCCTGCGCCAGGTCCGCCGGCGAACGCTGACGCTCGGCATCTGCGGCGCCCAGGGCTCCGGCA encodes:
- a CDS encoding SDR family oxidoreductase, whose amino-acid sequence is MTSEPDFRQEAERAAQAEREIQQEIDAKEERSFAPKKDGEDRPMQAGAREYPAPPFPRQHLKKPGLEAELELQPMWDAPFYKGSEKLKDKVALITGADSGIGRSVAALFAREGADVAIAYLDEHEDAEMTKQAVEKEGRRAILLPGDVADPQFARHAVDRTVRELGKLDILVNNAAFQEHVNDLEELTEEHFDRTLKTNLYGYFHMAKAAVPHMPPGSAILMTGSVTGLMGNKDLLDYSMTKGGIHAFARSLSTHLIPKGIRVNVVAPGPVWTPLNPADKDPERTSQFGADTEMKRPAQPEEIAPAYVFLASAQTSSFITGEILPILGGYSGG